One segment of Ascochyta rabiei chromosome 7, complete sequence DNA contains the following:
- a CDS encoding actin-like protein arp8, with the protein MVGKKSGRAQLRQEGLERTDNNMDLSSWPQVGMINQKNYYTEFLKRDEQFLAVRYPKDEERARLVQEARDKDRARALGVPQAAEGATPLADDAADEVDASLDAARTDISKLIVIHPGSQNLRIGLGSDALPKTIPMVIARRWHECECEEDGGEPSPKRIKVEGAVPADALPEKWFGEDFADQYMAMSSELRTRMRSNKRRVLPNSKDLVTNYNRRTPPDVISEHNDINRIDFTEIPQNPGKAPHFYTGNEALRIPERSNPRYKLFWPLRQGTFNEREYVDRNQIYHDISKIYEEAFRKQLGITRMKDLVNYKCVLIIPDLYERTYVTMMLDILIRDLGIGKVCLQQESLSNSFGAGSGTMCVVDIGAQKTSICCVDEGLCVEESRVNLKIGGADITETFIKMMLYGHFPYSDINLKRRYDFLLAEELKQKFCSMDEGSVTVQTWDFHLRASGQDTRKYMFKTYDETMLSVMGLLKPSIFDNSRKLEGRRTVVPRSVDLYDSSPNDPISAAQLVVLELAAGRSASAAINGTQEPTIAATPQKLPPFSLLGCLNDNEGTPRSSVAGSPGPEGTGTPNPDRDTPMGDTDAPAAGLIFRDPVLEKVKIAEERDKIVPIIPLDHAILESLAQGARGDDRKLRDFFGGIVLVGGASKTPGLREFVEQRLRELRPGYNKEILLAPPPRDLDPQVIAWKGGSVFGRLSSHGNDSWISKYEYDILGSRLLNNKCMFAW; encoded by the exons ATGGTGGGCAAGAAGTCGGGCAGAGCGCAGCTGAGGCAGGAAG GCCTCGAGCGGACCGACAACAACATGGACCTCTCGTCGTGGCCCCAGGTGGGCATGATCAACCAGAAGAACTACTACACCGAGTTCCTCAAGCGCGACGAGCAGTTCCTTGCCGTGCGCTACCCCAAGGACGAAGAGCGCGCCCGCCTCGTCCAAGAAGCCCGCGACAAGGACCGCGCCCGCGCCCTGGGCGTGCCCCAAGCTGCAGAGGGCGCCACTCCGCTCGCCGACGACGCCGCCGATGAGGTCGACGCCTCGCTGGACGCTGCCAGGACCGACATCTCCAAGCTCATCGTCATCCATCCCGGCAGCCAGAACCTCCGCATAGGCCTCGGCTCCGATGCCCTCCCCAAGACGATACCCATGGTCATTGCCCGCAGGTGGCacgagtgcgagtgcgaggaGGACGGCGGCGAACCCAGCCCCAAGCGCATCAAGGTCGAGGGCGCCGTGCCCGCCGACGCCCTCCCTGAGAAGTGGTTCGGCGAAGACTTTGCCGACCAGTACATGGCCATGTCGTCAGAGCTGCGCACCAGAATGCGCTCCAACAAGCGCAGAGTGCTGCCCAACTCAAAGGATCTCGTCACCAACTACAACCGCCGCACGCCTCCAGACGTCATCTCCGAGCACAACGACATCAACCGCATCGACTTCACCGAGATCCCACAAAACCCCGGCAAGGCACCGCACTTCTACACGGGCAACGAAGCCCTACGCATACCCGAGCGTTCGAACCCACGCTACAAGCTGTTCTGGCCGCTGCGGCAGGGCACCTTCAACGAAAGAGAGTATGTCGACCGCAACCAGATCTACCACGACATCTCCAAGATCTACGAAGAGGCCTTCAGGAAACAGCTGGGCATCACCAGGATGAAGGACCTGGTCAACTACAAGTGCGTACTCATCATACCGGATCTGTATGAGCGCACCTACGTGACCATGATGCTCGACATTCTGATACGGGACCTCGGCATTGGCAAAGTCTGTCTGCAACAGGAGAGCTTGTCCAACTCGTTTGGAGCCGGATCTGGCACAATGTGTGTAGTCGACATTGGCGCGCAGAAGACGTCCATCTGCTGCGTCGACGAGGGTCTCTGTGTCGAGGAGTCTCGCGTCAACCTGAAGATTGGTGGGGCGGATATCACAGAAACCTTCATCAAGATGATGCTGTACGGCCACTTCCCATACTCCGACATCAACTTGAAGAGACGCTACGACTTCCTACTTGCCGAAGAGCTGAAGCAGAAGTTTTGTTCCATGGACGAGGGCTCGGTCACAGTGCAGACATGGGACTTCCACCTACGAGCTTCGGGCCAGGACACACGAAAGTACATGTTCAAGACATATGACGAGACTATGCTCTCCGTTATG GGCCTCTTGAAGCCTTCTATATTCGACAACTCGCGGAAGCTAGAGGGCCGCAGGACAGTCGTTCCTCGCTCCGTCGATCTCTACGACAGTTCTCCCAATGACCCCATCTCAGCAGCTCAACTTGTCGTCCTCGAGCTTGCAGCTGGTAGATCAGCCTCAGCAGCCATCAATGGCACTCAAGAACCCACCATTGCTGCAACCCCCCAAAAACTTCCGCCCTTTAGCCTCCTCGGCTGCCTCAACGACAACGAAGGCACTCCTCGCTCCTCTGTCGCAGGCTCCCCCGGCCCGGAGGGGACAGGCACACCCAACCCAGACCGCGACACACCCATGGGTGACACAGATGCGCCCGCAGCCGGCCTCATCTTCCGCGACCCCGTCCTAGAGAAAGTGAAGATCGCCGAAGAGCGCGACAAGATCGTACCCATCATCCCGCTGGACCACGCGATCCTCGAGTCTCTCGCACAAGGCGCACGCGGCGACGACCGCAAACTGCGCGACTTCTTCGGCGGCATCGTGCTCGTGGGCGGCGCATCCAAGACGCCCGGCCTGCGCGAGTTTGTCGAGCAGCGCCTCCGCGAACTGCGTCCGGGCTACAACAAGGAAATCCTCCTCGCGCCCCCGCCCCGCGATCTCGACCCCCAGGTCATTGCCTGGAAGGGCGGTAGCGTGTTTGGACGGCTGTCTAGCCATGGCAATGATAGCTGGATCAGCAAGTACGAGTACGACATCCTGGGCAGCAGGCTGTTGAATAACAAGTGCATGTTTGCTTGGTAG
- a CDS encoding 4a-hydroxytetrahydrobiopterin dehydratase, translated as MKTTPSRLVKALPSYKPQLTPAICWAAPIQCRLTPGWYSLGSSTGPLRSISTSRALAMADSTSAQPPAAPSTIYFSANQPADLPARASKLIPTWELTPSRKGLRRDFQFKTFDLAWQFMDAVAQECKVQRHHPEWSNLYNRVTVEWTTHRPEGLSVKDVDMAEFCDRVAGEIGLKA; from the exons ATGAAGACGACCCCTAGCCGCCTTGTCAAAGCACTGCC ATCCTACAAGCCGCAGCTGACCCCAGCTATCTGCTGGGCTGCTCCAATCCAGTGCAGGCTGACTCCAGGCTGGTACAGTCTTGGATCATCGACCGGGCCTTTACGGTCCATTTCGACCTCCCGCGCTCTAGCCATGGCTGACAGCACTTCTGCACAACCCCCAGCAGCCCCCAGCACAATCTACTTCTCCGCAAACCAGCCCGCAGACCTGCCCGCCCGTGCCTCCAAGCTAATCCCCACCTGGGAGCTGACGCCCTCGCGCAAAGGTCTGCGACGAGACTTCCAGTTCAAGACCTTCGATCTCGCGTGGCAGTTCATGGACGCCGTGGCACAGGAATGCAAGGTCCAGCGGCACCACCCGGAGTGGTCGAATCTGTACAATCGCGTCACGGTGGAGTGGACGACGCACCGGCCCGAGGGGCTGAGCGTCAAGGATGTGGATATGGCCGAGTTCTGCGATAGGGTTGCGGGCGAGATTGGGTTGAAAGCCTGA
- a CDS encoding Holocytochrome-c synthase, whose amino-acid sequence MGWFWADTTPSAPAAPVAPHPMPTGNAEPPPQCPMHKKATPPAKAEVPKGACPYVPPANPASTPEPKTGLLAKLNPLNNMFSELDNKKAEIQSRDLPLSREASTIPKGDGSLWEYPSPQQMYNAMLRKGYTDTDVTAVESMVSVHNFLNEGAWAGIMGWERRFSRGLKEGYEICKNGEQLANLKLGIHEDAFDTTTWDVRDVQPPKLLRFTGRPTERTPKATIAQWLGWLNPEKYGTAPPFDRHDWFIERCNEQGCKEVRYVIDYYEGEAVSDDEPVFHLDIRPAVDGPTSAAERLIRSGTELWWQASGGSVRMLRKLEEAKKKREEELAATRRQYN is encoded by the exons ATGGGTTGGTTCTGGGCAGACACTACGCCTTCCGCGCCTGCTGCGCCTGTTGCGCCGCACCCCATGCCCACAGGCAATGCAGAGCCTCCT CCACAGTGTCCCATGCACAAGAAAGCGACACCTCCTGCCAAAGCAGAAGTTCCCAAGGGCGCCTGCCCCTACGTACCTCCTGCGAACCCCGCTTCGACCCCCGAACCCAAGACCGGCCTTCTCGCGAAGCTGAACCCCCTCAACAACATGTTCTCCGAGCTCGACAACAAGAAAGCCGAAATCCAATCGCGCGACCTCCCCCTCTCCCGTGAGGCTTCTACGATCCCCAAGGGCGACGGCTCGCTCTGGGAGTACCCCTCGCCCCAGCAAATGTACAACGCCATGTTGCGCAAAGGCTACACCGACACCGACGTCACGGCTGTCGAGTCCATGGTCTCTGTGCACAACTTCCTGAACGAAGGCGCCTGGGCCGGGATTATGGGATGGGAGCGCCGGTTCTCGCGCGGCCTGAAAGAGGGCTATGAGATCTGCAAGAACGGCGAGCAGCTCGCCAATCTGAAGCTGGGCATACACGAAGACGCATTCGACACAACGACCTGGGACGTGCGAGACGTCCAACCCCCAAAACTGCTGCGCTTCACTGGCCGCCCGACAGAACGCACACCCAAGGCAACCATCGCGCAGTGGCTCGGGTGGCTGAACCCGGAGAAGTACGGGACAGCGCCCCCCTTTGACCGCCACGACTGGTTCATAGAGCGATGCAACGAGCAAGGCTGCAAAGAAGTGCGCTACGTCATCGACTACTACGAAGGCGAAGCCGTATCCGACGACGAGCCCGTCTTCCACCTCGACATCCGCCCGGCCGTCGACGGCCCCACGAGCGCCGCCGAGCGCCTGATCCGCTCGGGCACGGAGCTGTGGTGGCAGGCTTCGGGCGGGAGCGTCCGCATGCTGAGGAAGCTCGAGGaggctaagaagaagagggaggAGGAACTCGCTGCTACGCGGAGGCAGTACAACTAG
- a CDS encoding Glucan 1,3-beta-glucosidase yields MYIFSTLLCLWVAGAHSAAISQNPRAADPASTDFESVVLDGKLQPRAAADGYWLNDLSGKGIAPFNPNPAGYKVFRNVLDYGAKGDGVTDDSDAINRAISDGNRCGPWVCDSSTDTPAVVYIPSGTYLIAKPIIFYYMTQLIGNPQSLPTLKASANLEALALIDASPYSNQNGEPGWTSTNLFMRQIRNLIIDGTARPPTAGFQAIHWPASQATTIQNVKIRMTQASNSVHAGIFVENGSGGHMADLDIQGGLYGMNIGNQQFTMRNVKISKAVTGISQIWNWGWLYSGLTISDCGTAFAMTNGAQSNKLEVGSVVIIDSEITNCPTFVDQAWTTSTKPIGAGQLTLENIKLNNVPVAVKGPGGTTVLAGGSITIGTWGQGNRYTPSGPEKFQGPLTAAARPAGLVENGKYYSKSKPQYESLGVGSFISARGAGATGNGDTDDTVAVQNAINRAIRENKVLFFEHGVYRVTNTLDFPPGLRAVGETFSAIMGSGSAFSDQNNPRPVVRIGKAGESGSIEWSDMLVQTQGGTAGAKLIEYNLRTARGSGIWDVHTRVGGAKGTGHQVAQCPTGSVNPQCFAAHTNVHVTSSASGAYFENNWFWTADHDLDDWNSTRVSIFTGRGLLVEGRGTWLWANGVEHHALYQYQFSKASDIFAGFIQTETPYYMPKPDALSQPYVRQAAYNDPVYAAGQSAYGLRVVDSSNVLIYGGGLYSFFTNYDVSCSSPDAPNGRRICQNRILSIEGASSFQAFALSEVGVEQMLTINGRDYATWSDNLSVYPNTIGYIKYNI; encoded by the exons ATGTATATCTTCTCAACTTTACTCTGCCTATGGGTAGCTGGCGCTCACAGTGCAGCCATAT CGCAAAATCCTCGGGCGGCCGACCCTGCATCCACGGATTTCGAATCTGTCGTTCTCGACGGGAAACTGCAGCCGCGAGCAGCGGCTGATGGCTACTGGCTGAACGACCTGTCTGGCAAAGGCATTGCTCCTTTCAATCCTAACCCCGCTGGATACAAGGTTTTCCGAAACGTATTGGACTATGGGGCTAAGG GCGATGGTGTCACTGACGACTCGGACGCGATCAACCGTGCCATCAGTGACGGAAACCGCTGTGGCCCATGGGTATGCGATTCTTCGACCGACACTCCTGCTGTCGTATACATCCCTTCTGGAACATATCTCATCGCAAAGCCGATTATCTTCTACTACATGACCCAGCTTATTGGCAACCCTCAAAGCCTACCTACTCTTAAGGCTTCTGCCAACCTTGAAGCTTTAGCCTTGATCGATGCTAGCCCTTATAGCAACCAGAACGGTGAGCCGGGATGGACCTCCACGAACCTTTTCATGCGCCAAATCCGAAACTTGATCATTGACGGCACTGCGAGACCCCCGACCGCTGGCTTCCAAGCGATCCATTGGCCGGCTTCGCAGGCAACCACAATCCAGAACGTCAAGATTCGCATGACTCAAGCCTCCAACTCTGTCCATGCCGGTATCTTTGTGGAGAATG GTTCTGGAGGCCATATGGCTGACCTTGATATCCAGGGTGGCCTGTACGGTATGAACATCGGTAACCAGCAATTCACCATGCGAAACGTCAAGATCTCCAAGGCTGTCACTGGTATCTCCCAAATTTGGAACTGGGGATGGTTGTACTCTGGTCTGACGATCAGCGACTGTGGCACCGCCTTCGCTATGACGAACGGTGCACAGAGCAACAAGCTTGAGGTCGGATCAGTTGTAATCATCGACAGCGAGATCACCAACTGCCCCACTTTCGTTGATCAAGCCTGGACCACGAGCACAAAACCCATCGGCGCTGGACAACTCACCCTGGAGAACATCAAGCTCAACAATGTACCAGTCGCAGTCAAAGGGCCTGGTGGCACCACAGTACTTGCTGGTGGATCCATCACCATTGGTACTTGGGGCCAAGGCAACAGATACACCCCTAGTGGGCCAGAGAAATTCCAGGGCCCTCTGACGGCAGCGGCGCGGCCTGCGGGTCTTGTAGAAAACGGCAAATATTACTCCAAATCAAAGCCTCAGTATGAGAGCTTGGGCGTGGGCAGTTTCATCAGCGCTCGTGGCGCTGGTGCAACAGGAAACGGCGACACTGACGACACTGTTGCAGTGCAGAACGCCATCAACCGAGCTATACGGGAGAACAAGGTTCTTTTCTTCGAACATGGCGTATATCGGGTCACCAACACACTCGACTTCCCTCCCGGACTTCGTGCGGTCGGAGAGACATTCTCAGCCATCATGGGCTCTGGTAGTGCGTTCTCAGACCAAAACAATCCCAGACCCGTGGTTCGAATTGGTAAAGCTGGAGAAAGCGGAAGTATCGAGTGGTCAGACATGCTTGTGCAAACCCAAGGAGGAACCGCCGGTGCCAAGCTTATTGAATACAACCTGAGGACCGCCCGTGGCTCAGGTATCTGGGATGTTCACACGCGCGTCGGAGGAGCGAAGGGTACAGGACATCAAGTCGCACAATGCCCTACCGGTTCCGTTAACCCCCAGTGCTTTGCTGCGCACACCAACGTCCATGTAACCAGCTCTGCTTCAGGAGCGTACTTTGAG AACAACTGGTTCTGGACGGCAGATCACGACCTTGACGACTGGAACTCTACCCGCGTCTCCATCTTCACCGGACGTGGTCTCCTGGTGGAAGGCAGAGGCACTTGGCTATGGGCCAACGGCGTTGAGCACCACGCCTTATACCAGTACCAGTTCAGCAAAGCATCTGACATCTTTGCCGGCTTCATCCAAACCGAGACGCCCTACTACATGCCGAAACCAGACGCACTCAGTCAACCTTACGTTCGCCAAGCCGCCTACAACGACCCCGTCTACGCTGCGGGACAGAGCGCGTACGGCCTCCGCGTCGTGGACTCGAGCAACGTCCTCATCTACGGCGGCGGCCTCTATTCCTTCTTCACAAACTACGACGTATCGTGCAGCTCACCCGACGCGCCCAACGGCCGGCGAATCTGCCAGAACCGCATCCTGAGCATCGAGGGCGCCTCGAGCTTCCAAGCCTTTGCCCTCAGCGAAGTCGGCGTCGAGCAGATGCTGACCATCAACGGGCGCGACTACGCCACTTGGTCGGACAACTTGAGCGTCTACCCGAACACGATTGGGTACATCAAGTACAACATCTGA
- a CDS encoding Inositol-phosphate phosphatase yields the protein MADLNLNEIHDFMISVARSAADRITSATPTTSSSGSKKNSVDLVTETDQAVEKLISTSLREKYPAFAFMGEETYAPGDTLTAAPTFVCDPIDGTTNFVHRYPYVSISLGLAVDRKPVVGVVYNPFTQTLYSAIKGQGAYLNQSARLPLTEPTPLETLNTCLVAVEWGSDRSGNDFTVKSETFKNLAATKENGGGMVHGLRSFGSAALNLCGVASGGLDIYWEAGCWAWDVCAGWIILEEAGGIIVDANPGNWEPRVDERRYMAVRGGEGQKEIVEEFWGLVHGKFEVGV from the coding sequence ATGGCAGACCTCAACCTCAACGAGATCCACGACTTCATGATCTCGGTCGCTAGAAGCGCCGCAGACCGCATCACCTCTGCGACACCGACGACATCGTCCTCGGGCTCGAAAAAGAACTCGGTCGACCTCGTCACGGAAACGGACCAGGCGGTTGAAAAGCTCATTTCCACCTCGCTCCGCGAAAAATACCCTGCGTTTGCCTTCATGGGCGAGGAGACGTACGCGCCCGGCGACACGCTCACCGCCGCGCCGACCTTCGTCTGCGACCCCATTGACGGCACGACCAACTTTGTGCACCGGTACCCGTACGTGTCGATATCGCTGGGGCTGGCCGTCGACCGCAAGCCTGTCGTTGGCGTCGTGTACAACCCCTTCACGCAGACGCTGTACTCGGCCATCAAGGGCCAGGGCGCCTATCTCAACCAGAGTGCCAGGTTGCCCCTCACGGAGCCGACGCCGCTGGAGACGCTGAACACGTGCTTGGTCGCTGTCGAGTGGGGGAGCGATAGGAGTGGGAACGACTTCACGGTCAAGAGCGAGACGTTTAAAAATCTCGCGGCCACAAAGGAGAACGGAGGGGGTATGGTGCACGGGCTGAGATCGTTTGGGTCTGCGGCACTGAATCTGTGTGGAGTCGCGAGCGGAGGCTTGGATATCTATTGGGAAGCCGGCTGCTGGGCGTGGGATGTGTGTGCTGGCTGGATCATCTTGGAAGAAGCCGGCGGCATCATCGTCGATGCGAACCCAGGGAACTGGGAGCCGAGGGTGGACGAGCGCAGATACATGGCTGTGCGCGGCGGTGAGGGTCAGAAGGAGATAGTCGAAGAATTCTGGGGCCTGGTGCATGGCAAGTTCGAGGTCGGCGTATGA